Proteins encoded within one genomic window of Streptomyces sp. NBC_01314:
- a CDS encoding MFS transporter, producing MPGPKSSASNPWKTATLAGMASYLDAAALVTSGIAIGGYYAAPLQLGPETIGSLLGLQTLAFAVGALFGGRLGDRFGRRAIFTFSLVLYAAGVLLLLLAATPVLLYAGVVITGLAIGADLPVSLALVNEEAPPGRKGTMVVFSGMLWLAGIVAVLLLSSFMGAQGLLGGRILFAHLLVVAVVVLLLRLTLSESAEWAAARRAADAHPNAAGETIEFGRVRDLFRAPTVHALLATGLYYATWNLGANTLGQFGTFLWTALAEGEVAEYSQLTLLGLPVGFVAGLVFMRVVDRPARHTWFATGTALIVIAWALPALLGPGRFTLVAVMLVSGLGNSFAGESIYKIWSQELFPTLLRATATGVTMAFTRALAGLAALGTPAFALGHTGLFFGLLLGATVLSAVIGLAWVPRLPKALQPEPADAPRPEAPADAPHPEAPADLSGAPATVTTEKAVP from the coding sequence ATGCCTGGCCCGAAAAGCTCCGCGAGCAACCCCTGGAAGACCGCGACACTCGCCGGCATGGCCTCCTACCTGGACGCCGCCGCCCTGGTGACGTCGGGCATCGCCATCGGCGGCTACTACGCCGCACCGCTCCAGCTCGGTCCCGAGACCATCGGCTCCCTGCTGGGACTGCAGACGCTCGCGTTCGCCGTCGGCGCGCTCTTCGGGGGCCGGCTGGGCGACCGCTTCGGCCGCCGGGCGATCTTCACCTTCTCGCTCGTCCTGTACGCGGCAGGCGTCCTGCTGCTCCTCCTGGCCGCAACCCCCGTCCTGCTGTACGCAGGTGTCGTGATCACCGGCCTGGCCATCGGCGCGGACCTCCCCGTGTCGCTCGCGCTCGTCAACGAGGAGGCACCGCCCGGCAGGAAGGGCACCATGGTGGTGTTCTCCGGCATGCTCTGGCTCGCCGGCATCGTGGCCGTGCTGCTGCTCAGCTCCTTCATGGGGGCGCAGGGCCTACTCGGCGGCCGGATCCTCTTCGCCCATCTGCTGGTCGTGGCCGTCGTCGTGCTGCTCCTGCGCCTCACCCTCAGCGAGTCGGCCGAGTGGGCCGCCGCACGCCGGGCCGCCGACGCCCACCCGAACGCGGCCGGCGAGACCATCGAGTTCGGCCGCGTCCGGGACCTCTTCCGGGCGCCGACCGTCCACGCCCTGCTCGCGACGGGCCTCTACTACGCCACCTGGAACCTCGGCGCGAACACCCTCGGTCAGTTCGGCACCTTCCTGTGGACCGCTCTGGCGGAGGGGGAGGTCGCGGAGTACTCACAACTGACCCTTCTCGGCCTTCCGGTGGGCTTCGTCGCCGGTCTGGTGTTCATGCGCGTGGTCGACCGGCCCGCCCGGCATACCTGGTTCGCCACGGGCACCGCCCTGATCGTCATCGCCTGGGCACTGCCCGCACTGCTCGGACCCGGCAGGTTCACCCTGGTCGCCGTCATGCTCGTCTCCGGTCTCGGCAACTCCTTCGCGGGCGAGTCCATCTACAAGATCTGGTCCCAGGAACTCTTCCCGACCCTGCTGCGGGCCACCGCGACCGGCGTGACCATGGCCTTCACCCGGGCCCTCGCCGGTCTGGCCGCACTGGGCACGCCCGCCTTCGCCCTGGGCCACACCGGACTGTTCTTCGGCCTCCTCCTCGGCGCCACGGTGCTCTCCGCGGTCATCGGCCTCGCCTGGGTGCCGCGCCTGCCCAAGGCCCTCCAGCCCGAGCCCGCCGACGCTCCCCGACCCGAGGCGCCCGCCGACGCTCCGCATCCCGAGGCGCCCGCCGACCTG